TCATGACGTTCACGTGCAGCTAGCACCACATGCATGAGGGTATATGCATCCATCGACATCGGCACCAGATGATCTACATCGAGCCCTTCCACTTCCAGCCTTCGTCGACCTGCGAGAGCGGCGCGTCTCCACATCATCGTCAACTCGGCGCGCACGGCCCCGTCCCGGTACGGACGCACCATCCACTGATCCACTCCGCCATGCCCATACTAGCTACGACGCCTGCGACACCAGGATCTACACCGATCTGCACCAAACCTGACGCCGCGACACAAAGCTGTACAGACTACATGGCGCCCAAGAAAAAGAAACTTCATCGAGAACATCTGCGAGAAGCAATGTCAACATGCACCGTCCACGCGCCAGGCCGATGTGGAAAGAGGTGTAATTCTTCATCGATTTCTTCGGCGTGACACGGCATCAACACTTTGTCCACACGAGGGACGTCTCCAAAAGGCGCATCATCGTCGACATGTCGTTGCAACGCCATCGCCGATACACCTTTGCCAAGGTCCACATCAACGTGgtcttcatcaacaacctcgtCAACACACTGCCGCTGCCTCTACAACCTCGTCCATAAAGATGGACACGCGTCCTCTgatagtactactactactgtaaGATGCGCATGACACCGACGATGGCATTGACCACGTCCGATGGCTAAGACTGCATCGACCACATTGGCATCACTATTGTGAAAGCCATTATAACCACGCACATGGTCTTGGCAAAACCATTGTGTGCTCGGTGGGCTTCCTTCAGTCTTGACAAAACCGGCATTCTCACCTACAACACGTCCTATGACATCTACAAGACGCCCCAATGGTTCCTCTTAAGGTGCAAAACGACGGCTCCGACGGTACCTGTGAACTTCACAAGGTGCAAAGCGCCACAACTCCAGCTCCGTCATACACATCGCACATTTTTTTGCGCCACCGGCATTGCGGCTACACCAGCTGCGATGAGTACATCATCGACCACAAGTATCTCGACCACGGCTACATCACGATCGGCTATCTCGGCATCGACATCAAGATAACGTCTACAACAACTCATTGGCAGCAACTCTAGTCAACAACATCCGCGTCGTCACTAGCATCCACGCCACTCCCATTGTGACTGTGATAGGAAATAGAGGAGAAACAAGAAGCACTAGAAGGGGACGCAGACACCGCCCTAGGCGCCGACCCATCAGAGACACATTTGATGATGGTGCAACGGAGAAGACAACAGAAGCACAAGACTTCAAGTTCAGTCGCAATCGTGTGCTTCACTCCCGCTACGACTAAGAGGGAATGTTAGAATACATATTGGGTTTGAGTTAGAGATAAGATGGAATTAGTTTAAATATGCAATGTCTTGTCTTGTATTGGAAGTCTCTaccccaccatgtactcctatatataccccatacGAGAATCAGAACAATAAAACAACAAATATTAGCCGTCCTACAATTTTTTACAAATGTCCAACCCTCTCATAAAATTCAGATTTTTGGACAAGTTGGATGGAGCATGAATTTTGTATGGTATCAGAGTTAAGAGGACTTGAGTTCAAGACCTTGCCAATGAAGTATTTGGAAAAACCATGGCCTAAATAAATCCCATGTCTAAGTTGTAAGTTTCAAAGGAGCATAGACGTGAGGAGAACGTTGGAGTGTAATGTCCAACATGCCTCGCTCGATCTACTCCCTCGTGCTCTCCCCATCTCAATCCCTTTTTCTCCGCCTCCGACGGCTTCAAATTCTTCTGCAACCCCTCCACTTTCTTTCTTAGAGAAAAGGCGCCAGCCGAGCCTGAGAAGAGCTCGAACCTagcccggctttgaattaacaaagccatcaaccggccaaAATTACAGGGCATCATATTACAAAAGGAATGAATGCAAAGCAAAGTGGAAAGAAGATACAAGGTACTAGGTAGAACAACACAATGGCAACAACCGGAGCAAGCACAACGCCGTTGCCGACGCTCTACACCAACTAGCCAACTAAGAGCACAGGAGGCAGGCCACACCGCGCAAGCATTGAGCGGCGGCAGCACCCACAAGCCAGACTTGGGCAACACTTGCTCTGTCTCGACCGTCGCAAAGGGCCACTACCCTTTCACCCAGGATCGATGGGTGCCGCACCGGCGACCAGCAGAGTGGCTACGATAGAGCCTAGCACAAGGTGCTTGAGCTGCCATAGGAGAAGCAGACGACGCTGACCCACGAACAACGGAAGACCAACCGGACGATAGCCAAAGCCGGTAGTGGCAAAATGGAGCACATGACGCGTGCCGTCGACTGAAGGCGCAAATCCATGAAGAAGGCCGAAGAGGCATCACCATGCATCGGGCGAGGCCGAGCAAGATGTAGCAGGGAGACCATGCCATCATGCTTCGGAACAAGGTCACCAACCGCACTATCGCCTAGAGCAAACCCGGGCCGCCGCCTTCAAGAAGGAGCACGCCACCGAGGTGCCGTCGACGACCAAAACAAGGGGTATCGGCTTTCGCCAGAGCtcaaggaggaggcggaagggGGAGGGTCCACCCCAAAGCCTCCAGGAAGGGGATCACCTCCAAAGGCGTCGACTTTGGGGGGCCACCGCGCCGGCCAGGGGTTTCCCTCAGAACATCACCCGAACAGattcgtgttggggaacgtagtaatttcaaaaaaattcctacgcacacgcaagatcatggtgatgcatagcaacgagaggggagagtgttgtccacgtaccctcgtagaccgaaagcggaagcgttagcacaacgcggttgatgtagtcgtacgtcttcacgatccgaccgatcaagtaccgaacgcacggcacctccgagttcagcacacgttcagcccgatgacgtccctcgaactccgatctagccgagtgttgagggagagtttcgtcagcacgacggcatggtgacgatgatgatgttctaccgacgcagggcttcgcctaagcaccgctacagtattatcgaggtggactatggtggaggggggcaccacacacggctaaaagatcaaacgatcaattgttgtgtctagggtgccccctgcccccgtatataaaggagcaagggggggaggtgcggccggccaggaggcggcgcgccaggaggagtcctactcccaccaggagtaggactccctcccttccttattggactaggagaggagagggaaggagagagggggaaaggaaaggggggggggggcgccgcccccctccttgtccaattcggacttgggggggggggaggggcgcgcggctgccccttggccgcctctcctcttccaccaattgggcccatgaggcccaatagcctccggggggttccggtaaccccccggtactccggtatatatccgataacccccggaaccattccggtgtccgaatatagtcatctaatatatcaatcttcatgtctcgaccatttcgagactcctcgtcatgtccgtgatcacatccgggactctgaacaaccttcggtacatcaaaacatataaactcataatataactgtcatcgaaacgttaagcgtgcagaccctacgggttcgagaactatgtagacatgaccgagacacgtctccggtcaataaccaatagcggaacctggatgctcatattggctcccacatattctacgaagatctttatcggccagaccgcataacaacatacgttgttccctttgtcatcggtatgttacttgcccgagattcgatcgtcggtatctcaatacctagttcaatctcgttaccggcaagtctctttactcgttccgtaatacatcatcccacaactaactcattagttgcaatgcttgcaaggcttaagtgatgtgcattaccgagagggcccagagatacctctccgacaatcggagtgacaaatcctaatctcgaaatactccaacccaacaagtacctttggagacacctgtagagcacctttataatcacccagttacgttgtgacgtttggtagcacacaaagtgttcctccggtaaacgggagttgcataatctcatagtcataggaacatgtataagtcatgaagaaagtaataggaacatactaaacgatcgagtgctaagctaacagaatgggtcaagtcaatcacatcattctcctaatgatgtgatcccgttaatcaaatgacaactcatgtctatggctaggaaacataaccatctttgatcaacgagctagtcaagtagaggcatactagtgacactctgtttgtctatgtattcacacaagtattatgtttccggttaatacaattctagcatgaataataaacatttatcatgatataaggaaataaataataactttattattgcctctagggcatatttcctgcAATTCGGCTAGCCAGCACCACGGGACGGCGGACGAAGCCACCAGGAACCACCACCGGCGTGGATCGGAGCGGATCGGACTGGACCGAAGCTTCTCCATGGTGCTCGGCAGACTGCGAGGAGCCGCCGCCATACTGACCACCGCGACCTCCACGCCGGCCAGGGGTTTCCCTCAGAACATCACCCGAACAGATTCGGCCAGCCAGCACCACGGGACGGCGGACGAAGCCACTAGGAACCACCACCGGCGTGGATCGGAGCGGATCGGACTGGACCGAATCTTCTCCATGGTGCTCGGCGGACTGCGAGGAGCAGCCGCCACACCGACCACCACGACCTCCACGCTGCCCGCGCAGCCATGGAAGGACGCCCACCGGCACCCGCCTACGCCACCCGCCGCCCAGGCAGCGTCGCGCGCCACCGGCCGCGGCCGCCGCCCCGGGAGCCAAAACCCTCCATCCGAGGGGGAGGCGCCAGATCCTCGCCGCCACCTTCCTTGGGGGCCCACACCAGCGCCAAGCACCCCTCTAGCAGCGgcggagggagggagagggagagggagagggaagcgCGACGGTGATGCTAGCGTTGCCCCCGTGTCGCCTCAGAGGAGGCGacgcggggggaggggggaggagtCAACCCCTCCACTTTCTCCATGCTAACCTAACCACATGCGAAGCAAAGCTAGGAAATGTGTATTACGGTCGCGTGCCCTAGCAACACACAAGAGGGAAGAGGATGATGGTGGAATGTCTGGACGTGAAACTCCTCGCCGGCAACACGGACTCAAACGGGGACGATGGGTACAGCAGGTGTAAGCGGAGGAGGACATGAGCTGGTTGCGGTGTTGACGATGAGCCTAGCCTTGGTGAGACCGAAGCGCGGCCGAGAAGAAACCCTAGATGGGAGTCGACCTCACCATCGCCTCACCGCCAATTGGGGAACCGTCACACATGGGACGGACGTGGGTTGTAATCCAATCAACATCAACAGATCCGGTCACTGTTCATTCAATCAATTCTCGCTTCAACAATGACGGAAGAGATAAGAGATGTGTGACGGAGGAAAACGAGGCGGGCCATGCGCTGTTCATCTCGCGGAGTAGCAACGTGCGCCGGTCGGTAGAATTTACCGCCGAGGAGCTCACTCGCTTTGCTATCCCTCTTGACTTGGGTTGAAGCAGAACTGCAGAAATCCGCGTCCGCATCCCCGAAGCCAAGCCAAGCATGGCCGCCTACGACCGCGCGGCCGAGCTCCGCGCGCTGGACGCGACCTTCTCCGGCGTCCGCGGCCTCGTCGCCGCCGGCGCCACGCACGTCCCGCGCATCTTCCGCGTCCCCGACCACCACCGCGAACCGTCCTCCCAagaaccgccgccgccgtcgacgtCGGTCCCGGTGATCGATCTCGGCGGCGCGGACCGCGCTACTGTGGTCGCGGCCGTGCGCTGGGCCGCCGCGGAGTGGGGCTTCTTCCAGGTTACTGGCCACGGCGTGCCTCCGGAGTCCATGGCCGCCGCGGTGGGGGCCGTGCGGGCGTTCCACGAGGCCGACGGCGGCGAGGGCAGCGAGAAGGCCAGGCTCTACTCCCGGGAGCCTGTTAAGGCGGTCAAGTACCAGTGCAACTTCGACCTGCACCAGTCGCCGGTGGCCAACTGGCGCGACACGTTCTACATCCGAATGGCCCCTGATCCGCCCGACGCCGACGAGCTGCCGGAAACCTGCCGGTGAGCGCTCCTGCCATGTACCTGCAAGTTTTGCTGCATGTTTTAACTGTCTGGCTGTAGAACATTGTCACGAGCGGGTGGGTTAGTATCATTCTAGGCCGGGTGGGTTAGTTAATTGTGTGTGCTTGATTGTATCTGCAGCAAATCCACGAGAATCACATCATTTCTATTTGATTCTTATCAGTCTCCTAATTCTTACGAATATATAAAAAGATTGAGGTTCGCATACATGGTATGTCAATCTGCAAATTAAGAAGAATGGTGGAGTGATGGTAAGGTACACAATTCTCTCTTCATATGTGCAAATGTTCTTCTCTTGTGGCAAAGGATGTCAGCTGCTCTCCTTCTCTGTATCCTGATGGTTTTCAATTTCAGTTTCAGAAAATTTCATCACCAACCCAAACCACCAAAATTCAATGAATTTTAGTGATTTCGGTTTGTATTAAAATTCAATTAAATATTTGAATTTTTTGGAAATATGttagaaaatatttgaattcttGTTTACTATTGAAATTGCTGAAATATTTTGGCCGAAAGGTAAAATTTTCAGTGCCTACTGAAGTTACTGAAAAAATTGAAAACCATATTCTTGACAACTGAATCAATCTGCAGTTAGTACTAAGGGTATGCTTTTATTTATGCAATCACCTATATATTTATTGTTAGTGTGAGCCATTTCTTGCTTGGTTATTGGCAAGAGTTAAATGAAATTACTCTTCATAGGACTCTTTTTTGTGAATTTTCATGAATGGTTACTTAAATCATCTGTTcccaaaaaaaggaaagaaaaactcGGAGCTAACATGTTGATTTGCAGCGACACGATGTTTGAATACGCAAAACAAGTGATGAATTTGGGCAACACTTTGTTCGAGCTGCTTTCAGAAGCCCTTGGGCTTGATCCGAGCTATCTGACAGATATCGATTGCAACCAAGGACAAATCTTACTCTGCCACTACTTCCCTCCATGCCCTCAGCCTGAACTTGCCATTGGCACAAGCCGGCACTCCGACTCTACCTTTATGACAATACTTCTCCAAGATGAAATTGGCGGCCTCCAGATCCTCCATGAGGACTGATGGGTCGACGTTACCCCGACACCGGGAGCATTCATCGTCAACATCGGCGATCTCCTACAGGTATATAAATTGAGACCATCCAATCCTGAATATTTTGTTCAACACCCGAGCATTGTGTTTGTTCATTCTCAAGTTCAGAACTGTATATTTTTTCTTAAAAACTATGCAGATGATCTCCAATGACGCGTTCATTAGCGTCGAGAATAGGGTGGTGGTGAAGAACATTGCACCGAGAGTCTCGATCGCGTGCTTTTTCAGTTCGCATTTCCACCCAGCCTCGACCAGGATGTATGGTCCGATCAAGGAGCTGTTGTCGGACGACAACCCGCCGTTGTACAGGGAGACCCTCGTCAGAGATTATGTCAAACATTACAACTCCATCGGGTTAGATGCAAAAAATGCTATGTCTGATTTCCGATCATGAATTGTGAAGGAGAGCTTGTGTCCTGGTAGCATGAATAATACCCATTTATACGGGGTAATGCCTAGAACATAAATAATTGAGCAGTGTGTAATGCTAAGGAAACAACTGAAAAATGACAATGCAATACCAGCATCTTGTATACATGCTCAAATGGCCCACGCATTGAGCCGGCAACATTTATTTTTTTTGCAATAAATCATTTCGAAATTTGTGTGAACAATAGCCAACCTTGTACTCTCTTGCATACATGAAAATGGATAAACATTTAAGGTTTTATTAATCAGTAGACATATTAATATACTTGTCAAGAATAAAATGGCCAGGAAATTTTTCGAGATTATTCTTGGTGCACCGCTTACATGGCACAATTCTTGGGGTCCCACTGCAAGTTCTCGTCAGCAAAGGTTTGAGAGCCCCATGCCGAGCCGAAGTCCGGATTATTCTCATGGCTCCTGCTACACAATAGCAGAGCTGGCCAAACGGGCCGGCCGATTGTAATcgtgtgtgacgcccggataattaagctacagtaatcccacgttaatgatgccacgtcaccacggttactgttgttaacctcgtgatgattcgaaaccgtttcaaaatttaaattcaaattaatgtcaataataaaagttttcaaaaatttaaacaaaaatgttcggtgggtgccaaatattgcactgataattattgtggagaaaacatatttttagaaaatgcctaaatgcattaaaatgaaataaaacagaaaagagataaaagaaaaaaaaagaaacaaaaaaaaagagcAAACCCCTTCCTGGACCTAACCCCCCCTCTCACTGGGCCAGATGGCCCAGCTGGCCGGCTCATCTGGGCGGCCCAACCCAGCAGCCCACCTTTCCCCCggtcgcctccctcctccctgttcccccgacccagCGACCGCGCTCGCCGGTCGCCACCGAACCCTGTCGTCGTCCCCGTCGGAGAGGGGATAAGGGCGACATCCCCTCGATGCCTCGAGCCCTCCCCTCCACTcacccgctctccctctcggcccctgcgcctttCCCCCCTCAGCTCCACCTCGTTCCCCACCGCAACCGAGCGCCGCCGTCGCCATGGCTGCGCCATagccgcggccaccgagccccgttctcctccccgacgtgtccacgagctccgccgcgtcgagcccgtcctcctCAACCACGGGCCCGAGCCCCGGGAACCTTGCATCGACCCcgcgccatcttcttcctcgtcggatccccgccgccgttcgccgtcgGTTCCGACTGCACCACGCCTTCCCCGCGCCCGCTCTAAACGGCTACGCCCCGCTGTGAGCTCttgctcctcctccccctctccattAGCTCGCTAGCTTGCCGTAGCCACCGCGCCGCGTTAGGCCGCACCCTCCGCCGCCtggcctcgtcgccggcgtggcCACGGCGACCTTTTGGTCCCGTTCGTGCCTCCGTTGCCTTGGCCGCATCGTGTAGGCCTCGCCCCGCTCTTCGGTTTGCCCCAGTTCGCACCGTAGCCCCGCCTCTGCCGCACGCCCGAACCaccccgccgccggcgagctcctgGCGCTCCGCTCCGACCTCCCTAGCACCCCGCACCGCCACCGTTCGACGCGCggcgtcgagccgcgtcgaacgcaaGCAACCGCGGCCCCTGGGACCACCTGTGCGCTAAACCCGAGCCgagcccgccgcgcgccgccgcgatTTGGCTCGCCGGAGCTGTTCCGGCGCCGTCCGCCGACGTGGCTAAGTGGGCCCCCTGGGTCGCTGCCAGTGGGTCCTGGTGGCCCAGTtgaccccagtcaactgctgactgggcaacCCAGTGTCACTgtcatgcgggccccgccgcgtaagtaaactaaataaaatgtttttataaataaaactaattaattaatctaaataggcactgacaggtggggcctacctgctaataaccttgtttaagttagttataaaactctgttagtgccctgtcaatgacatgtgggtcccactggacccacctgtctggtttgactggtcagccgacctgttgacctgctgacgtcagtgttacgtcatgctgatgtcataattcatttttgctaaattcaaataatttcagaaattcaaataatctttgaaaattcatatcttttaaaccgtaactcggatgaaaaatgttttctacatgaaagttgctcagaacgacgagacgaatccggatatgcagcccgttcgtccgccacacctccctaacctatcgaactcgcaacttccCCCCCTCCGGTAcctctgtccgaaaacgcgaaacaccgggaataccttcccggatgttttcccccttcgtcggtatcacctattaccgcgttagggcacacctagcaccgtgtattgtcatgttacgctttgtgttgctttgattgctctgttatttattgtgttccccctccgttacttctttccggtagaccccgagactactgacgacccccagttcgactacggagttgacgactcctcctacttgccagagtaACCAGGCAAGCCctcccccccttgatcaccagacatcgcctattcttctctatactgcttgcattagagtagtgtagcatgttactgctttcggttaatcctattctgatgcatagcctatcattgttgctacagttgttacccttacctgctatcctactgcttagtataggatgctagtgttccatcagtggccctacactcttgtccgtctgccatgctatactactgggccgtgatcacttcgggaggtgatcacgggtatatactatatactttatatacatgacacatgtggtgactaaagtcgggtcggctcgttgagtacctgcaagtgattctgatgagggggctgaaaggacaggtggctccaccccggtagaggtgggcctgggttcctgacggcccccgactgttactttgtggcggagcgacagggcaggttgagaccgcctaggtgagaggtgagcctggccctggacggcgtccgcggttacttcaaaataacacgcttaacgagttcttggtatttgatctgagtctggccatttggtctatacgcactaaccatctacgcgggagtagttatgggtatcccggcgtcgtggtatcagccgaagccttcgtgacgtcagcgactgagtggcgcgcgccggattggactggaacgccactaggctaggtctgcttccggccgcgtacgcaacgtgcaggtgtgcaatgggcgatgggcccagacccctgcgcgcataggagttagaccggcgtgctgacctctctgttgtgcttaggtggggctgcgacgtgttgatcttacgaggccgggcatgacccagaaaagtgtgtccggccaaatgggatcgagcgtgttgggttatgtggtgcacccctgcagggaagtttatctattcgaatagccgtgtccctcggtaaaaggacgacccggagttgtaccttgaccttatgacaactagaactggatacttaataaaacacacccttccaagtgccagatacaacccggtgatcgctctctaacagggcgacgaggaggggatcgccgggtaggattgtgctatacgatgctacttggtgaacttaccatctactctcttctacatgctgcaagatggaggtggccagaagcgtagtcttcgatagtaCTAgttatccccccttattctggcattctgcagttcagtccactgatatggtcctttacacatatacccttgcatatgtagtgtagctccttgcttgcgagtactttggatgagtactcacggttgcctttctccctctttttccccccttcctttctacctggttgtcgcaaccagatgctggagcccaggagccagacgccaccgtcgacgacgactcctacgacaccggaggtgcctactactacgtgcaggccgctgacgacgactaggagtagttaggaggatcccaggcaggaggccggcgcctcgttcgatccgtatcccagtttgtgctagccttcttaaggcaaacttgtttaacttatgtctgtactcagatattgttgcttccgctgactcgtctgtgatcgagcacttgtattcgagccctcgaggcccctggcttgtattatgatgcttgtatgacttatttatgttttagagttgtgttgtgatatcttcccatgagtccctgatcttgatcgtacacatttgcgtgca
The Aegilops tauschii subsp. strangulata cultivar AL8/78 chromosome 3, Aet v6.0, whole genome shotgun sequence genome window above contains:
- the LOC109763959 gene encoding 1-aminocyclopropane-1-carboxylate oxidase homolog 3, which gives rise to MAAYDRAAELRALDATFSGVRGLVAAGATHVPRIFRVPDHHREPSSQEPPPPSTSVPVIDLGGADRATVVAAVRWAAAEWGFFQVTGHGVPPESMAAAVGAVRAFHEADGGEGSEKARLYSREPVKAVKYQCNFDLHQSPVANWRDTFYIRMAPDPPDADELPETCRDTMFEYAKQVMNLGNTLFELLSEALGLDPSYLTDIDCNQGQILLCHYFPPCPQPELAIGTSRHSDSTFMTILLQDEIGGLQILHED